A section of the Candidatus Paceibacterota bacterium genome encodes:
- a CDS encoding ATP-binding protein — MNPHLNPLLVMLADQSVPLPHRVLMLRELLQNTTPETEPLIGALFETLTAKSSDAVYKDKVRKLDAQLKEIREGPMRRATFIELAKINGDAVSQALVALDDGTLAYAVVVDEEPLKKLRRGDPVILDGKARVLVDRAPGAVGVGDEARLERKIDDQRIEVTSRGEERLVVWAAAGLIDDVDAGKVTPGSAIVLGSRQTIGLAALPNQDRLANFRFLDKGPVPDVLVERDIGCPPKVIREVAEHIRQEMTQPELRRRFRLRPCLMKLLCGVSGSGKTLAVQAIHRLMYETMSDVTGVPIGQLPSRVFHLRQSQVLSKWLGESDKNVDCLFNEIEQLADQDYTAPDGRRFHLPVLVIIEEADGMSRARGQDAIYDRILTTFLQRLDPARARLRDRLVVFLATTNEPHIVDPAFLRRIGGSIEKFGRLNRQSFRAVLHKLMCGLPAAANNGSTQQEILQKHITDLTAWLFGPNADPGVVELTYAGSTTPVIKHRRDFLTGALIDRAVQEAATEAWRSAQEDPTSAGLTLAHLMRALNNQVLSVVGQLCEQNVGSYTDLPDGVRVASLRRIPQPTHLPIEFIRNPNL, encoded by the coding sequence ATGAACCCACACCTGAATCCCCTGCTGGTCATGCTCGCCGATCAGTCTGTTCCGCTGCCTCACCGCGTCCTGATGCTGCGGGAATTGCTCCAGAATACGACGCCGGAGACCGAGCCGCTGATTGGGGCGCTCTTTGAGACGCTCACAGCGAAATCCAGCGACGCCGTATACAAGGACAAAGTCCGCAAGCTCGATGCCCAGCTCAAGGAAATCCGTGAAGGTCCAATGCGCCGCGCCACCTTCATTGAGTTGGCGAAAATCAACGGTGATGCCGTGTCGCAGGCGCTGGTTGCCCTTGACGATGGCACACTGGCCTACGCCGTGGTGGTGGATGAAGAGCCGCTCAAGAAGCTCCGTCGGGGTGACCCGGTCATACTCGACGGCAAGGCCCGGGTGCTGGTGGACCGGGCGCCCGGCGCCGTCGGCGTGGGGGATGAGGCGCGCCTGGAGCGCAAAATAGATGACCAGCGCATCGAAGTTACCTCGCGTGGCGAGGAGCGCCTGGTGGTGTGGGCTGCCGCCGGCTTGATCGACGATGTTGACGCGGGCAAGGTCACTCCCGGCTCAGCCATCGTGCTCGGCTCGCGGCAAACGATCGGCCTCGCCGCGCTTCCAAACCAGGATCGTCTGGCTAACTTCCGTTTCCTCGACAAAGGACCCGTGCCGGACGTCCTCGTCGAGCGCGACATTGGTTGCCCGCCCAAAGTCATTCGCGAGGTGGCGGAGCACATCCGCCAGGAAATGACCCAGCCGGAATTGCGCCGCCGCTTCCGCCTGCGCCCGTGCCTCATGAAGCTCCTCTGCGGCGTCAGCGGTTCAGGCAAGACCCTTGCAGTGCAGGCCATCCATCGGCTGATGTACGAGACTATGAGCGATGTGACCGGCGTGCCCATCGGGCAGCTTCCCTCGCGCGTCTTCCATCTTCGCCAGAGCCAGGTGCTCAGCAAGTGGCTGGGCGAATCGGACAAGAACGTGGACTGCCTATTCAATGAAATCGAGCAGTTGGCGGACCAGGACTACACGGCGCCCGACGGCAGGCGGTTTCATCTGCCCGTGCTGGTGATCATCGAAGAGGCGGACGGTATGAGCCGGGCTCGCGGCCAGGATGCCATCTACGACCGTATTTTGACTACGTTCCTCCAGCGGCTCGATCCGGCGCGAGCCAGATTGCGTGACCGGCTGGTTGTCTTCCTTGCGACCACCAACGAACCTCACATTGTGGATCCCGCTTTCCTGCGTCGTATAGGCGGCTCCATCGAGAAGTTCGGCCGCCTTAACCGGCAGTCATTTCGTGCGGTTCTTCACAAACTGATGTGCGGACTGCCGGCTGCCGCCAACAATGGCTCCACCCAGCAGGAGATCTTGCAGAAACACATCACCGATTTGACGGCCTGGCTCTTCGGGCCCAATGCCGATCCGGGCGTGGTGGAACTCACCTACGCAGGCTCCACCACGCCAGTCATCAAACACCGCCGTGATTTTCTCACGGGTGCATTGATAGACCGCGCCGTGCAGGAAGCGGCTACGGAGGCTTGGCGATCCGCACAGGAGGATCCTACCTCCGCGGGGCTCACGCTGGCCCATCTCATGCGCGCGCTCAATAACCAGGTGCTGAGCGTGGTGGGCCAGCTCTGCGAGCAGAATGTCGGCAGCTATACCGATCTGCCTGACGGTGTGCGCGTGGCTTCGCTTCGCCGCATCCCGCAGCCGACCCATTTGCCTATCGAGTTCATCCGCAATCCAAACCTCTAG